The following proteins come from a genomic window of Pyxidicoccus sp. MSG2:
- a CDS encoding sigma-54-dependent transcriptional regulator: MHDEMAQLLTALRGAKDFETAAAATLRRMLALAQEAVASSRYAARARVLRGIVHLRPGEAYRRLAALDVGASEITDASVGTPFFTSATAWRAVVEHRCAVSIDVNVGTVQPHAPNAPVTGDPGLAGFHSNESRQRFLGRHATHVCVLPLRTPGGSIEGMISLEADCLAAMGQEFVWLSAGDKLQLLADVAAPYLAGLPQRPVATPEVDEFLPVVGRSMAELLPILRVFALQDETILISGATGAGKSRLARWCHERSNRRGKPFETLDLVTVPEDLQMAELFGWKKGAFTGAVRDAPGSVARAEGGTLFIDEIDKLSLKAQAGLLHLLESRSYRPLGEGTGERQADVRFIIGTNADLHAEVRAGRFREDLYYRVNVLPVRMPALQERTDEIPMWGRYMVNRRHRERSPEGSARLTQEAERLLVGGNWPGNLRQLDNIVRRAYTLAMVEQTTPTGELVLQEKHVARALDYEQAPGGKPLPEALRAAAQAFVAEARKRNAPLDLDLADAFRGLVLGMAIRQVGRDEGFRLLGRESLVKNRNHHKALKRELEKVESLYKALGEDASPFADLLTEAEAD, encoded by the coding sequence ATGCATGACGAGATGGCGCAGCTCCTGACCGCATTGCGGGGGGCGAAGGACTTCGAGACCGCCGCGGCGGCCACGCTTCGCCGGATGCTGGCCCTGGCTCAGGAAGCCGTTGCGTCCAGTCGGTACGCAGCCCGGGCCCGCGTGCTCCGTGGGATCGTCCACCTCCGCCCCGGCGAGGCCTACCGTCGCCTGGCCGCGCTGGATGTGGGGGCCTCGGAGATTACGGACGCGAGTGTAGGGACTCCCTTCTTCACCTCCGCCACGGCGTGGCGCGCGGTGGTGGAGCACCGGTGCGCGGTGTCCATCGACGTCAACGTGGGCACGGTGCAGCCGCATGCGCCCAATGCCCCGGTGACGGGGGACCCGGGTCTGGCGGGCTTCCACAGCAACGAGAGCCGGCAGCGCTTCCTCGGGCGCCACGCCACGCACGTGTGCGTGCTTCCGCTGCGCACGCCGGGCGGCAGCATCGAGGGGATGATTTCCCTGGAGGCGGACTGCCTCGCCGCCATGGGCCAGGAGTTCGTCTGGTTGTCGGCGGGGGACAAGCTCCAGTTGCTCGCGGACGTCGCCGCGCCGTACCTCGCCGGGCTGCCGCAGCGCCCGGTGGCCACGCCGGAGGTGGACGAGTTCCTCCCGGTGGTGGGCCGCTCCATGGCGGAATTGCTGCCCATCCTCCGCGTCTTCGCGCTGCAGGACGAAACCATCCTCATCAGCGGCGCCACCGGCGCGGGCAAGTCGCGGCTGGCGCGCTGGTGCCACGAGCGCTCCAACCGCCGGGGCAAGCCCTTCGAGACGCTGGACCTGGTGACGGTGCCCGAGGACCTCCAGATGGCGGAGCTCTTCGGTTGGAAGAAGGGTGCCTTCACCGGCGCGGTGCGTGACGCGCCGGGCAGCGTGGCCCGGGCCGAGGGTGGCACGCTGTTCATCGACGAAATCGACAAATTGTCACTCAAGGCGCAGGCGGGCCTGCTGCACCTCCTGGAGTCGCGCAGCTACCGGCCGCTGGGCGAGGGCACCGGTGAGCGCCAGGCGGATGTGCGCTTCATCATCGGCACCAACGCGGACCTGCACGCCGAGGTGCGCGCGGGCCGCTTCCGCGAGGACCTCTACTACCGCGTCAACGTGCTGCCGGTGCGCATGCCCGCGCTGCAGGAGCGCACGGACGAAATCCCCATGTGGGGGCGGTACATGGTCAACCGGCGGCACCGCGAGCGCTCTCCCGAGGGCAGCGCGCGGCTGACGCAGGAGGCGGAGCGACTGCTGGTGGGCGGCAACTGGCCGGGCAACCTGCGGCAGCTCGACAACATCGTCCGCCGTGCCTACACGCTGGCCATGGTGGAGCAGACCACGCCCACCGGGGAGCTGGTCCTTCAAGAAAAGCACGTGGCCCGCGCGCTCGACTACGAGCAGGCCCCGGGCGGCAAGCCGTTGCCGGAGGCACTGCGCGCGGCCGCACAGGCCTTCGTCGCCGAGGCGCGCAAGCGCAATGCCCCGTTGGACCTGGACCTCGCGGACGCCTTCCGCGGGCTGGTGCTGGGCATGGCCATCCGTCAGGTGGGCCGCGACGAGGGCTTCCGCCTGCTGGGTCGCGAGAGCCTGGTGAAGAACCGCAACCACCACAAGGCGCTCAAGCGCGAGCTGGAGAAGGTGGAGTCGCTCTACAAGGCCCTGGGCGAGGACGCGTCTCCGTTCGCCGACCTGCTGACGGAGGCCGAGGCCGACTGA
- a CDS encoding M14 family metallopeptidase, producing MSPHPAVPTQAIPPPKALAALWPEVHSKALPVAPLVRHGDVEKHLKALREQAPDLFQLEVVGHSVEGRALYHLSLGTGARHVLLWSQMHGDEPTATTALLDFFEYVRTHRQEPWVARMLTELTLHAVPLLNPDGAERFQRRNAQGIDINRDALALQTPEARTLKGLRDRLKPFIGFNLHNQSWRHAVGRTGRPASISLLAAAFDEKRSDNPGRLLAKKVCAVIRDAVEPLAPGQVGRYDDSFEVRAFGDNMTRWGTPSVLIETGAWTSMPPDEPLVRLNFVALATALDALATGKAAEADVTRYDSIPENLSSGLVQVLLKDVGLFGADGKPFSADVGIAVTREVRKQSGQLTLVHVGKVEELGDLRVLGAVESVDGRGLFAVPLAGHAAKVGDTLRLEKPGKDGVETGQSGELMLLKPLEPASTYRVERIIRFND from the coding sequence ATGAGCCCTCATCCTGCCGTCCCCACCCAGGCGATTCCCCCTCCGAAGGCGCTCGCGGCGCTGTGGCCGGAGGTGCACTCGAAGGCGCTCCCCGTGGCCCCGCTGGTGCGGCACGGCGACGTGGAGAAGCACCTGAAGGCCCTGCGCGAGCAGGCCCCGGACCTCTTCCAACTGGAGGTGGTCGGGCACTCGGTGGAGGGACGCGCGCTGTACCACCTGTCGCTGGGCACGGGAGCGCGGCACGTCCTGCTCTGGTCTCAGATGCACGGCGACGAGCCCACCGCCACCACGGCCCTGCTGGACTTCTTCGAGTACGTCCGCACGCACCGCCAGGAGCCGTGGGTGGCGCGGATGCTCACCGAGCTCACCCTCCACGCCGTGCCCCTGCTCAACCCCGACGGCGCCGAGCGCTTCCAGCGGCGCAACGCGCAGGGCATCGACATCAACCGTGATGCGCTCGCGCTCCAGACGCCGGAGGCGCGGACGCTCAAGGGGTTGAGGGACAGGCTCAAGCCCTTCATCGGCTTCAACCTCCACAACCAGAGCTGGCGCCACGCGGTGGGCCGCACGGGGCGCCCGGCGTCCATCTCCCTGCTCGCGGCGGCCTTCGACGAGAAGCGCAGCGACAACCCGGGCCGGCTGCTGGCGAAGAAGGTGTGCGCGGTGATTCGCGACGCGGTGGAGCCGCTCGCGCCGGGGCAGGTGGGGCGCTATGACGACTCCTTCGAGGTGCGCGCCTTCGGCGACAACATGACGCGCTGGGGGACGCCCTCCGTGCTCATCGAGACGGGCGCCTGGACCTCGATGCCGCCGGACGAGCCGCTGGTGCGCCTCAACTTCGTCGCGCTGGCCACGGCGCTGGACGCGCTCGCCACAGGGAAGGCCGCGGAGGCGGACGTCACGCGCTACGACTCCATCCCGGAGAACCTCAGCTCGGGGCTCGTGCAGGTCCTGCTCAAGGATGTGGGTCTGTTCGGCGCGGACGGGAAGCCCTTCTCCGCGGACGTGGGCATCGCCGTCACGCGCGAGGTGCGCAAGCAAAGCGGCCAGCTCACGCTCGTGCACGTCGGCAAGGTGGAGGAGCTGGGTGACCTGCGCGTCCTGGGCGCCGTCGAGTCGGTGGACGGGCGCGGACTGTTCGCCGTGCCGCTGGCGGGGCACGCCGCGAAGGTGGGCGACACCCTGCGCCTGGAGAAGCCTGGGAAGGACGGGGTGGAGACAGGCCAGTCGGGAGAGCTGATGCTCCTCAAGCCGCTGGAGCCGGCGTCCACCTATCGCGTCGAGCGCATCATCCGCTTCAACGACTGA
- a CDS encoding Ig-like domain-containing protein, giving the protein MLGLKRLSIVTLMFALVAGCSPEAATGSVQFVVSSQEFAANGSSVARIQVTVSGPDFASISQDLVKTSGTWGGTISGIPAGTDRSFLATGFSAQGVRIFEGQATNVTIVAGNTALVAVTLQDLSVPVTPTNDVPIIDSVTVSSNTVEAGGQLTLSATAHDPVVSDTLSYAWTASAGSLSSASTANTVWTAPSTAQTVTLTLTVRDVRGGVSTARVSVEVVAATPVGGSATIQVSFNTPPIVSVTATEGRVRLGQDTTLSANVVDVDFEPVTYQWTATCAGTFSTPNSQGSRFTPSALPSGSCNNCSVTMTAKDGHGGQNAATLNLCVVPADSYAP; this is encoded by the coding sequence ATGCTCGGACTCAAGCGTCTTTCCATCGTCACCCTCATGTTCGCACTCGTCGCCGGCTGTAGCCCGGAGGCAGCCACGGGCTCGGTGCAGTTCGTCGTCTCCTCACAGGAGTTCGCGGCCAACGGCAGCTCCGTCGCCCGCATCCAGGTCACCGTGTCCGGCCCGGACTTCGCCAGCATCAGCCAGGACCTGGTGAAGACGAGCGGAACCTGGGGCGGCACCATCAGCGGCATTCCCGCGGGCACCGACCGGAGCTTCCTCGCCACCGGCTTCAGCGCCCAGGGCGTGCGCATCTTCGAGGGCCAGGCCACCAACGTCACCATCGTCGCGGGCAACACGGCGCTGGTTGCCGTCACGCTGCAGGACCTGAGCGTTCCGGTGACCCCGACCAACGACGTGCCCATCATCGACTCGGTGACGGTGTCTTCCAATACGGTGGAGGCCGGCGGACAGCTCACCCTGAGCGCCACGGCGCATGACCCCGTGGTGAGCGACACGCTGTCCTACGCCTGGACGGCCAGCGCGGGCTCGCTGAGCAGTGCGAGCACCGCCAACACCGTCTGGACGGCGCCGTCCACGGCGCAGACCGTCACCCTCACGCTGACCGTCCGCGACGTGCGCGGCGGCGTCAGCACCGCCCGGGTGAGCGTGGAGGTGGTGGCCGCGACGCCCGTGGGGGGCAGCGCCACCATCCAGGTGAGCTTCAACACCCCGCCGATCGTCTCGGTGACGGCGACCGAGGGCCGCGTGCGGCTCGGGCAGGACACCACGCTGTCCGCCAACGTCGTGGACGTGGACTTCGAGCCGGTGACGTACCAGTGGACCGCGACCTGCGCGGGCACCTTCTCCACGCCCAACTCCCAGGGCTCGCGCTTCACCCCGTCCGCGCTTCCCTCCGGGAGCTGCAACAACTGCAGCGTCACCATGACGGCCAAGGACGGCCACGGCGGGCAGAACGCCGCCACCCTGAACCTGTGCGTGGTGCCGGCCGACTCGTACGCGCCGTAG
- a CDS encoding DUF4401 domain-containing protein, whose amino-acid sequence MARPSLQDVLNGLQAEGHLAPDAEARARTAIEVYRRTDVATPWFVKALAGFGAWVAAAFLLSFFGCVGLWDEELMLAFLGLIIGGGATVLRRSTRGAFMEQLALALCLAGVAMVQTGIAMMMESEIAFAVIQLVLGAVLLFLFPDAILRFLMALGMAGAAVYLLWKGLGELGMQLGLLGCAVLVHWLLLEQARLRRGRWGELVGPVAFALACGVMGALLTLNFAGAFIQELRMHGISTPDAVLTLGMAALTLYTAWRVMRELGLEASGVAGAAVFVALGVTALMTLHTPAVITAVGMMVLGFHRRSAVLLGLAVAFLLAAGGWYYYDLGLTLLAKALALTGSGLVFLGLRLFLLRRFPVAATEVR is encoded by the coding sequence ATGGCGCGTCCCTCACTGCAGGACGTCCTCAATGGCCTCCAGGCCGAGGGCCATCTGGCCCCCGACGCCGAGGCCCGGGCCCGCACCGCCATCGAGGTGTACCGACGCACCGACGTGGCCACGCCCTGGTTCGTGAAGGCGCTCGCCGGCTTCGGCGCGTGGGTGGCCGCCGCGTTCCTCCTGAGCTTCTTCGGCTGCGTCGGGCTCTGGGATGAGGAGCTGATGCTGGCCTTCCTCGGGCTCATCATCGGCGGCGGTGCCACGGTGCTGCGGCGGAGCACCCGGGGGGCCTTCATGGAGCAGCTCGCCCTGGCGCTGTGCCTCGCCGGGGTCGCCATGGTGCAGACCGGCATCGCGATGATGATGGAGAGCGAAATCGCGTTCGCAGTCATCCAGCTCGTGCTCGGCGCGGTGCTGCTCTTCCTCTTCCCGGATGCCATCCTCCGCTTCCTGATGGCCCTGGGCATGGCGGGGGCCGCGGTGTACCTGCTCTGGAAGGGACTGGGTGAGCTGGGCATGCAGTTGGGGCTGCTCGGCTGCGCCGTGCTCGTCCACTGGCTCCTCCTGGAGCAGGCCCGGCTGCGGCGCGGGCGCTGGGGCGAGCTGGTGGGCCCGGTGGCCTTCGCGCTGGCCTGCGGCGTCATGGGCGCGCTGCTCACGCTCAACTTCGCCGGCGCCTTCATCCAGGAGCTGCGCATGCACGGCATCTCCACACCGGATGCGGTGCTCACGCTGGGGATGGCGGCGCTGACGCTGTACACGGCGTGGCGGGTGATGCGGGAGCTGGGGTTGGAGGCGTCGGGAGTGGCGGGCGCGGCGGTGTTCGTCGCGCTGGGCGTGACGGCGCTGATGACGCTCCACACGCCCGCCGTCATCACCGCGGTGGGGATGATGGTGCTCGGCTTCCACCGGCGCTCGGCGGTGCTGCTGGGGCTGGCGGTGGCCTTCCTGCTCGCGGCGGGTGGCTGGTACTACTACGACCTGGGGCTCACGCTGCTGGCCAAGGCGCTCGCGCTGACGGGCAGTGGGCTGGTGTTCCTGGGGTTGCGATTGTTCCTCCTGCGGCGCTTCCCCGTCGCGGCGACGGAGGTGCGGTGA
- a CDS encoding fimbrial protein, with the protein MATVECPKCGQTLSTTGLAPGTLITCACGNVTTAPSRLNRTWLVLALGLLACPCIGSVAAIAIPNFVRFGQRAKAAECKSNLKAWHTAQRYHFQDHRAYEPVFAKVGFAPERSNRYAYSVGQGPMEVRGTERSESPEGAVSIGVDTFRFTESRAIDLEALPAPVKKRLGLSGTCPDCNITMVCAGNTDNDETLDVWVISTGPLDLQAEDGEAAEPGEPLHFVDDTRS; encoded by the coding sequence ATGGCGACCGTGGAATGCCCGAAGTGCGGCCAGACTCTCAGCACAACGGGGCTTGCGCCGGGCACCCTCATCACCTGCGCGTGTGGCAACGTCACGACGGCTCCGTCCCGCCTCAATCGGACCTGGCTCGTCCTCGCGCTCGGGCTGCTGGCCTGTCCGTGCATCGGCTCCGTGGCGGCCATCGCGATTCCCAACTTCGTCCGGTTCGGCCAGCGCGCCAAAGCGGCGGAGTGCAAGTCGAACCTGAAGGCCTGGCACACGGCCCAGCGGTACCACTTCCAGGACCACCGGGCCTACGAGCCGGTCTTCGCGAAGGTGGGCTTCGCGCCCGAGCGGAGCAACCGCTACGCGTACTCCGTGGGACAGGGACCCATGGAGGTCCGCGGCACGGAGCGGAGCGAGTCGCCCGAGGGCGCGGTGTCGATTGGCGTGGACACCTTCCGGTTCACGGAGTCGCGTGCCATCGACCTGGAGGCGCTTCCCGCGCCGGTGAAGAAGCGGCTCGGCCTCTCCGGGACGTGCCCCGACTGCAACATCACGATGGTGTGCGCCGGGAACACGGACAACGACGAGACGCTGGATGTCTGGGTCATCTCCACCGGGCCGCTGGACCTCCAGGCCGAGGACGGCGAGGCCGCCGAGCCCGGCGAGCCCCTGCACTTCGTGGACGACACGCGCTCGTGA
- a CDS encoding ureidoglycolate lyase: protein MRAPLRAQPLTREAFAPFGDVIGLDLSGGSSANQGTATRFDRVARLGGSRAEAQPNLAVFRSVAKSLPFEVRLLERHPCSSQMFVALKCQRFLVVVCPDDARGEPDLSQLRAFVCGPGQGVNYRPGLWHHPIIALDGPADLLMLAWEDGTPLDCEERPLPEPYLVTSD from the coding sequence ATGCGAGCGCCACTTCGAGCACAACCCCTCACCCGCGAGGCCTTCGCCCCCTTCGGGGACGTCATCGGCCTGGACCTCTCCGGTGGCTCCAGCGCCAACCAGGGCACCGCCACCCGGTTCGACAGGGTGGCCCGGCTCGGCGGCAGCCGCGCTGAGGCACAGCCCAACCTCGCGGTGTTCCGCTCGGTGGCGAAGTCGCTGCCCTTCGAGGTGCGACTGCTGGAGCGTCACCCGTGCTCGTCGCAGATGTTCGTGGCGCTGAAGTGCCAGCGATTCCTCGTCGTCGTGTGCCCGGACGATGCGCGCGGCGAGCCGGACCTGTCGCAGCTTCGCGCCTTCGTGTGTGGACCGGGCCAGGGCGTGAATTACCGCCCGGGGCTCTGGCACCACCCCATCATCGCGCTCGATGGGCCTGCGGACCTGCTGATGCTGGCGTGGGAGGACGGAACTCCGCTCGACTGTGAAGAGCGCCCCCTCCCCGAGCCCTACCTCGTCACCAGCGACTGA
- a CDS encoding heme oxygenase (biliverdin-producing), which produces MSATGSLRLSRTELSARVRRLSDVEAAAPVREPGAAPLSVLLEEGTAQARQQAERSLFLQTLFADDWEGGVYGQFVRAQHYVSYLRQLHYLYSAFEALLPRVVDTPLTPVLLLPELRRADALEADLVYFCGETRSDAFACLEARLHAQRLREIAADAPHLLVAHAYARCMLDVFTAAPRARSISEAFELEDDRGIRFYDASTAPELAAFRVRLHSRIDGLELDADEVQEVVQEARMAFRLHALVCDELARGAPGIMARGGGAAPCPPR; this is translated from the coding sequence GTGAGCGCCACCGGCTCCCTGCGCCTGTCCCGGACGGAGTTGTCCGCGCGCGTGCGCCGCCTGTCCGACGTGGAGGCCGCCGCGCCCGTGCGCGAGCCCGGCGCGGCACCGCTGTCCGTGCTGCTGGAGGAAGGGACGGCGCAGGCGCGCCAGCAGGCGGAGCGCTCGCTGTTCCTCCAGACGCTCTTCGCGGATGACTGGGAGGGCGGCGTCTACGGCCAGTTCGTCCGGGCCCAGCACTATGTCAGCTACCTGCGCCAGCTCCACTACCTCTACTCCGCCTTCGAGGCCCTGCTGCCGCGCGTGGTGGACACGCCGCTGACGCCGGTGCTGCTGCTGCCGGAATTGCGCCGCGCGGACGCGCTGGAGGCGGACCTCGTCTACTTCTGTGGCGAGACGCGCTCGGACGCCTTCGCCTGCCTGGAGGCCCGCCTGCACGCGCAGCGGCTGCGGGAAATCGCCGCCGACGCGCCGCACCTGCTCGTGGCCCATGCGTATGCGCGGTGCATGCTGGACGTCTTCACGGCGGCGCCGCGGGCCCGGAGCATCTCGGAGGCCTTCGAGCTGGAGGACGACCGGGGCATCCGCTTCTACGACGCGTCCACCGCGCCGGAGCTGGCGGCCTTCCGCGTCCGCCTCCACTCGCGCATCGACGGGCTGGAGCTGGACGCGGACGAGGTCCAGGAAGTGGTGCAGGAGGCCCGCATGGCCTTCCGCCTCCACGCGCTCGTCTGCGACGAGCTGGCCCGGGGCGCACCTGGAATCATGGCGCGGGGTGGCGGAGCGGCGCCCTGCCCTCCCCGCTGA
- a CDS encoding Type 1 glutamine amidotransferase-like domain-containing protein encodes MTPTLKPLFLLADSSLLYWRDGGRPYLDCLTSLMQADAPLRAAYLGASNGDEPAFYELFVGAMELAGISRCRMIPSRPSDEDLTWLARAHVILLAGGDPLLGWETFQRNGVEPLLRERYREGAILMGISAGAMHLGTRAWREDPPPGELSLVPVLGLAPFIVGVHEAPEWKELKRAMQAAGPGARGIGIPLGGGALVHPDGTLEPVRHPVATFHNEGALLRQSLVTR; translated from the coding sequence ATGACGCCCACGCTCAAGCCGCTCTTCCTGCTCGCGGACAGCTCGCTCCTGTACTGGCGCGATGGGGGCCGGCCGTACCTGGACTGTCTCACTTCGTTGATGCAAGCAGACGCTCCGCTCCGGGCCGCGTACCTGGGCGCATCCAACGGCGACGAGCCCGCCTTCTACGAGCTCTTCGTCGGCGCCATGGAGCTGGCGGGCATCTCCCGCTGCCGGATGATTCCCTCCCGGCCCTCGGACGAGGACCTCACGTGGCTCGCGCGTGCGCACGTCATCCTGCTGGCGGGAGGAGACCCGCTGCTGGGCTGGGAGACCTTCCAGCGCAACGGCGTGGAGCCGCTCCTTCGCGAGCGCTACCGCGAGGGCGCCATCCTCATGGGCATCTCCGCGGGCGCGATGCACCTCGGCACACGGGCCTGGCGCGAGGACCCGCCTCCCGGCGAGCTGTCCCTGGTCCCGGTCCTCGGCCTGGCGCCCTTCATCGTGGGCGTCCACGAGGCGCCGGAGTGGAAGGAGTTGAAGCGCGCCATGCAGGCCGCGGGCCCGGGGGCGCGTGGAATCGGCATCCCGCTGGGAGGCGGCGCCCTCGTCCATCCGGATGGGACGCTGGAGCCCGTGCGCCACCCGGTGGCCACCTTCCACAATGAAGGCGCGCTGCTCCGTCAGTCGCTGGTGACGAGGTAG
- a CDS encoding GDYXXLXY domain-containing protein: MMRAAVIFGGLVLALGAPAGLVIQKEYVLSTGRTVLLELAPRDPRSLMQGDYMVLDYAISRERREDLEQRPHDGNLVLRLDEQGVGRFVRFDAPETPLAPGEFKLRYRVRQERVRLGAESFFFQEGHADRYAPARYGELRVADSGASVLVGLRDAQRAPMGQDAQ; the protein is encoded by the coding sequence GTGATGCGCGCGGCGGTCATCTTCGGCGGGCTGGTGCTCGCCCTGGGAGCCCCCGCGGGGCTCGTCATCCAGAAGGAATACGTGCTGTCCACCGGCCGCACCGTGCTGCTGGAGCTGGCGCCACGAGATCCACGCTCGCTGATGCAGGGCGACTACATGGTGCTGGACTACGCCATCAGCCGCGAGCGGCGCGAGGACCTGGAGCAGCGCCCGCACGATGGGAACCTGGTGCTGCGCCTGGATGAGCAGGGCGTGGGGCGCTTCGTCCGCTTCGACGCGCCGGAGACGCCGCTGGCGCCGGGAGAGTTCAAGCTGCGCTACCGCGTCCGGCAGGAGCGCGTGCGCCTGGGCGCGGAGTCCTTCTTCTTCCAGGAGGGCCACGCGGACCGGTACGCACCGGCGCGCTATGGCGAACTGCGCGTGGCGGACAGCGGCGCCAGCGTGCTCGTGGGCCTGCGCGACGCGCAGCGCGCGCCCATGGGCCAGGACGCGCAGTAG
- a CDS encoding DUF2157 domain-containing protein, protein MPKDLLDLDATPERLRALADAGVLPPTALERAFHLSVASPPRAEWRSFLSTTLMALGTLLVLSGVIYFFAYNWAALHRFGKLGLIAAALVGTAVGAWRLGEGLAGQLSLLASAVLVGALLAVYGQAYQTGADPYELFVGWAVLILPWVLLARFAPLWMFLVLLLNTGIVLFWGQVLDGDEDTAAWLAVVLGLLNGFAWATYEHFANTGLAWLQGRWVPRGLAVMTVGPLLAAAVAFIVAPSEVGPGAGVALLLVLGSLAAEYALHRHLRGELFLLTLGVLSAMTLATTWVGRLLIVDANVNEFSLFILPFVVIGEVALAVWWLRNEARATGAAEEA, encoded by the coding sequence GTGCCGAAAGACCTGCTCGACCTGGATGCGACGCCCGAGCGCCTGCGCGCGCTCGCGGACGCCGGAGTCCTTCCGCCCACCGCGCTGGAGCGCGCGTTCCACCTGTCCGTGGCCTCACCGCCCCGCGCGGAGTGGCGGAGCTTCCTCTCCACCACCCTGATGGCCCTCGGCACGCTGCTGGTGCTCTCCGGCGTCATCTACTTCTTCGCGTACAACTGGGCGGCCCTGCACCGCTTCGGGAAGCTGGGCCTCATCGCCGCGGCGCTGGTCGGCACCGCGGTGGGCGCCTGGCGGCTGGGCGAGGGACTCGCGGGCCAGCTCTCGCTGCTGGCCTCGGCGGTGCTGGTGGGGGCGCTGCTCGCGGTGTACGGGCAGGCCTACCAGACGGGCGCGGACCCGTATGAGCTGTTCGTTGGCTGGGCGGTGCTCATCCTCCCGTGGGTGCTCCTGGCCCGCTTCGCACCGCTGTGGATGTTCCTGGTCCTGCTGCTGAATACCGGCATCGTCCTCTTCTGGGGGCAGGTGCTCGACGGCGACGAGGACACCGCCGCGTGGCTCGCGGTGGTGCTGGGCCTGCTCAACGGCTTCGCGTGGGCCACGTACGAGCACTTCGCCAACACGGGCCTGGCCTGGCTCCAGGGACGGTGGGTGCCCCGCGGGCTCGCGGTGATGACGGTGGGCCCGCTCCTGGCGGCGGCGGTGGCCTTCATCGTCGCGCCGTCCGAGGTGGGCCCGGGAGCCGGCGTGGCGCTGCTGCTCGTGCTGGGCTCGCTGGCGGCGGAGTACGCGCTGCACCGCCACCTGCGCGGCGAGTTGTTCCTGCTCACCCTGGGCGTGCTGTCCGCGATGACGCTCGCCACCACGTGGGTGGGCCGCCTGCTCATCGTGGATGCGAACGTGAACGAGTTCAGCCTGTTCATCCTGCCCTTCGTCGTCATCGGCGAGGTGGCGCTCGCGGTGTGGTGGCTGCGCAACGAAGCCCGGGCCACGGGCGCCGCGGAGGAGGCCTGA